One part of the Bacillus sp. FJAT-27916 genome encodes these proteins:
- a CDS encoding LolA family protein encodes MFALCLMFALAGCGQKSQTDVVDALEKKMSEIKGYKADAKMTLKMGSEPQEYDVEVWYEAPSNYRVNLKNAQKDQSQIILRNKEGVFVLTPALNKSFRFQSEWPKNSSQAYLYESLIMDVSDDKDATFKTTDDSYVFESKTRYQNNKMLPLQIVEFDKKTLAPKRVAVMDSDRNTLVEVSFEKTTFNPDYEKGAFDVSKNMTGAQLEVPVMTTEEDVDLEVQYPTAEIDGVVLAGEKMIETDEGQKAVLTYAGKEKEYTLIENNSKVVTEAAVTTVTGEPIDLGFTVGYMTDNSISWSYEGTDFMLAGKNLTMDELLMVAKSVAPVGEK; translated from the coding sequence ATGTTTGCATTGTGTTTGATGTTTGCATTGGCGGGCTGTGGTCAGAAATCACAAACAGATGTGGTCGATGCACTCGAGAAAAAGATGTCTGAGATAAAAGGGTACAAGGCTGATGCGAAAATGACGCTTAAGATGGGTTCAGAGCCGCAGGAGTATGATGTAGAGGTCTGGTATGAGGCTCCTTCTAATTACCGAGTTAATTTGAAGAATGCCCAGAAGGACCAAAGTCAAATTATTTTGCGTAATAAGGAAGGGGTATTTGTTTTGACGCCGGCACTTAATAAGAGCTTCCGCTTCCAAAGTGAATGGCCGAAGAACAGTTCCCAAGCGTACTTATATGAATCTCTTATCATGGATGTGAGCGATGATAAGGATGCGACCTTTAAGACAACAGATGATAGCTATGTATTTGAATCGAAGACCCGCTATCAGAATAATAAGATGCTTCCTTTGCAAATCGTGGAATTTGATAAGAAGACTCTGGCGCCTAAGCGTGTTGCAGTGATGGATTCGGACCGCAATACACTTGTAGAAGTAAGCTTTGAGAAAACGACCTTCAATCCGGATTATGAAAAAGGTGCCTTTGACGTCAGCAAGAATATGACAGGTGCCCAGCTGGAAGTTCCAGTCATGACAACTGAGGAGGATGTTGATCTTGAGGTTCAATATCCAACAGCTGAGATTGATGGAGTCGTATTGGCGGGTGAGAAGATGATTGAAACGGATGAGGGACAAAAGGCTGTTCTCACCTATGCTGGGAAAGAAAAGGAATATACCTTGATTGAAAATAACTCCAAAGTTGTAACAGAAGCAGCCGTGACGACGGTAACAGGCGAGCCGATAGACCTTGGCTTTACAGTTGGTTACATGACAGACAATTCTATCTCCTGGTCCTATGAAGGAACAGATTTCATGCTGGCAGGCAAGAACCTGACCATGGATGAATTACTGATGGTGGCCAAATCAGTGGCGCCAGTTGGAGAGAAATAA
- the alr gene encoding alanine racemase: MMSNQFYRDTWAEVNLDHVQENIKAIKGLLPEETSIMAVVKANAYGHGDIQVAKAALGAGATSLAVAFLDEGIRLRELGVEVPILVLGSTRPSDAPIAAKYGIRVNVHSKSYVEEALKVLDGSERPLYIHIKVDTGMSRLGIRTKEEMKDLEYILQNQNKIQVEGVFTHFAKADEIELDHSENQLTKFISILHSMDTLPPMIHTSNSAASMRMPEAYFNMVRVGIAMYGLSPSPEIKDELPVNLKPALSLYTKVKQVKQIHEGDTVSYGGTYEAKGEEWIATLPIGYADGWIRKLSGQNVLIKGKKAPIVGRICMDQCMVKLDEPVEEDAVVTLIGTDGNEAITADELAEKLETINYEITCQLSSRIPRVYKAGGKTVEIVNMLFRK, from the coding sequence ATGATGAGCAACCAATTTTACCGTGATACATGGGCTGAAGTGAATCTAGACCACGTTCAAGAGAACATAAAAGCAATTAAGGGACTATTGCCGGAGGAGACTTCTATAATGGCAGTCGTAAAGGCAAATGCTTATGGACATGGCGATATTCAAGTGGCCAAAGCCGCCCTTGGTGCAGGTGCGACTTCTTTGGCTGTGGCCTTTTTGGATGAGGGAATCCGTCTCCGTGAGCTTGGGGTAGAGGTACCGATTCTTGTCCTCGGTTCGACGCGTCCGAGTGATGCTCCTATAGCTGCAAAGTATGGCATCCGTGTAAATGTGCACAGCAAGTCCTATGTCGAGGAAGCGCTCAAGGTTCTTGATGGCAGCGAGCGTCCCTTATATATTCATATTAAGGTCGACACAGGGATGAGCAGACTCGGCATACGCACCAAAGAAGAAATGAAAGATCTTGAATATATTTTACAGAATCAAAATAAAATACAGGTAGAAGGTGTTTTCACTCACTTTGCTAAAGCAGATGAAATAGAACTGGACCATTCGGAAAATCAGCTTACAAAATTCATCTCCATTCTTCATAGTATGGACACTCTTCCGCCGATGATTCATACGAGCAACAGTGCCGCTTCGATGAGGATGCCTGAGGCCTATTTCAATATGGTTCGGGTTGGCATTGCTATGTATGGACTGAGCCCATCGCCGGAAATCAAGGATGAACTTCCAGTTAATCTTAAGCCTGCCCTGTCTCTCTATACAAAGGTCAAGCAAGTGAAGCAAATTCATGAGGGTGACACGGTCAGCTACGGAGGCACCTATGAAGCAAAGGGTGAGGAGTGGATCGCCACACTGCCAATCGGCTATGCAGATGGGTGGATTCGCAAGCTTTCAGGACAAAATGTACTGATTAAAGGCAAGAAAGCGCCGATTGTAGGAAGAATATGCATGGACCAATGTATGGTGAAGCTCGATGAACCTGTTGAAGAGGATGCAGTCGTAACATTGATTGGGACGGATGGTAATGAAGCCATTACAGCGGATGAGCTTGCAGAGAAGCTTGAGACCATCAATTATGAAATAACATGCCAGCTTTCAAGCCGTATTCCAAGAGTCTATAAAGCAGGGGGAAAGACAGTCGAAATTGTCAATATGTTATTTCGTAAATGA
- a CDS encoding DEAD/DEAH box helicase: MALFSELGISRNTLRAVEKMGFEEATPIQSETIPLALEGGDLIGQAQTGTGKTAAFGIPMIEKIDVKKDEIQGLIIAPTRELAIQVSEELYKIGAGNRSRVLAVYGGQDISRQIRALKKRPHIIVGTPGRLLDHINRKTIRLNNVHTVVLDEADEMLNMGFIEDIESILSSVPDDHQTLLFSATMPDPIRRIAERFMHEPKTVRVKAREMTVPAISQYYVRVPEREKFDTLTRLIDIHTPELAIVFGRTKRRVDELAEALTVRGYTAEGIHGDLTQARRMSVLRKFKEGTIDVLVATDVAARGLDISGVTHVYNFDIPQDPESYVHRIGRTGRAGKEGMAITFVTPREMSYLEVVERTTKKKMERMKAPTVTDALEGQQRTAKEKLYNVASSEDLTAYLPLAKEMLEDQTAEDLVAAALKLFVKEPDEKPVTITEERPLPFRKESSYKGKGGGGKRPYNRDGRSGDRRRSGGNNQGGRRKSYSNSKPKNQSK; this comes from the coding sequence ATGGCATTATTTAGTGAATTAGGAATTAGCCGCAACACATTACGAGCAGTAGAAAAAATGGGGTTTGAAGAAGCAACTCCAATCCAATCTGAGACGATTCCTCTCGCATTAGAGGGCGGAGATCTAATTGGACAGGCTCAAACAGGAACTGGTAAAACAGCTGCTTTCGGAATTCCGATGATTGAAAAAATTGATGTAAAGAAAGACGAAATCCAAGGTTTGATTATTGCTCCAACACGTGAGCTGGCAATCCAGGTTTCAGAAGAGCTTTACAAAATTGGAGCAGGCAATCGCTCCCGCGTCCTTGCAGTATATGGCGGACAAGATATTTCTCGCCAAATCCGTGCGTTGAAAAAACGCCCGCATATCATCGTTGGTACACCTGGACGCCTTCTTGACCATATCAACAGAAAAACGATTCGTTTGAACAATGTTCATACAGTCGTTCTTGATGAAGCGGATGAAATGTTGAACATGGGCTTCATCGAGGATATCGAATCCATCTTGTCTTCTGTGCCTGATGATCACCAAACCTTGTTATTCTCTGCGACAATGCCTGATCCAATCCGTCGTATTGCCGAAAGATTCATGCATGAACCAAAAACTGTTCGTGTAAAAGCAAGAGAAATGACTGTACCGGCAATCAGCCAATACTATGTACGTGTTCCTGAAAGAGAGAAATTCGATACATTAACACGTCTTATCGATATTCATACACCAGAATTGGCTATCGTTTTTGGACGTACAAAACGCCGTGTTGACGAACTTGCAGAAGCATTGACCGTTCGCGGCTATACTGCTGAAGGAATCCATGGTGACTTGACTCAAGCACGCCGTATGTCTGTTCTTCGCAAATTCAAAGAAGGCACAATCGACGTATTGGTTGCAACAGACGTTGCTGCCCGCGGTCTTGATATCTCAGGCGTTACTCATGTATACAACTTTGATATTCCACAAGACCCAGAAAGCTATGTTCACCGTATCGGCCGTACAGGACGTGCCGGTAAAGAAGGTATGGCGATTACATTCGTCACACCGCGTGAAATGTCCTATCTTGAAGTCGTTGAACGCACAACGAAGAAGAAAATGGAGCGCATGAAAGCACCAACAGTAACAGATGCTCTTGAAGGTCAACAAAGAACAGCTAAAGAGAAGCTTTATAATGTAGCTTCCTCTGAAGATCTAACTGCATACCTTCCACTTGCAAAGGAAATGCTTGAAGATCAAACCGCTGAAGACCTAGTAGCAGCAGCATTGAAATTATTCGTTAAAGAGCCGGATGAGAAACCTGTAACGATCACTGAAGAAAGACCGTTGCCATTCCGCAAAGAAAGCTCCTACAAAGGAAAAGGCGGAGGCGGCAAACGTCCGTACAATCGCGACGGACGCTCTGGAGACAGAAGACGTAGCGGCGGCAATAATCAAGGCGGACGCAGAAAGTCTTACAGCAACTCCAAACCAAAGAACCAAAGCAAATAA
- a CDS encoding type II toxin-antitoxin system PemK/MazF family toxin, whose amino-acid sequence MNKGLNVKRGDVYFADLSPVVGSEQGGVRPVLVIQNDIGNRFSPTVIIAAITAQIQKAKLPTHVEIDAEKYGFERDSVILLEQIRTIDKQRLTDKITQLDDEMMKKVVYALQISLGLVDL is encoded by the coding sequence GTGAATAAGGGTTTAAATGTTAAACGTGGTGATGTATATTTCGCTGATTTGTCTCCAGTGGTAGGATCTGAGCAAGGCGGAGTCAGGCCTGTCCTAGTCATTCAAAATGACATAGGGAATCGATTCAGCCCAACCGTAATCATTGCGGCAATTACGGCTCAAATACAAAAAGCGAAACTGCCGACCCACGTAGAAATTGATGCCGAGAAGTATGGATTCGAACGAGATTCTGTTATTCTGCTCGAACAAATTCGGACAATTGATAAGCAGCGATTAACTGACAAGATTACGCAGCTAGACGATGAAATGATGAAAAAAGTCGTGTATGCTCTTCAAATTAGTCTTGGTCTGGTGGACTTATAA
- the uvsE gene encoding UV DNA damage repair endonuclease UvsE, whose translation MTYIRLGYVAMSVELQNASPSQTMTYAQFSKLKDREAAVRKLERIAQSNLHNCLRLLKHNEASGIEFFRFSSKLVPLVDHPDLADWPYMNALKQEAAEIKQYLIEHPYMRVDFHPDHFIVLNSQDKEVLRSSIKALTFHYRMLKAFGIFPKHRCVLHVGGGYNDKEQALEQFILNWAHVPAPIQEMIILENDDTLFGADDVLYLCEKLGIPFVFDLHHHKMNPQGEFEEKWERIAETWGHSPLPVKVHLSSPKDAKNPKAHADYVEVTEIVELMKGNKRAAEQIDVMLEAKLKDAAVFRMAEELKHTPGFKQIKGACFNVSLL comes from the coding sequence ATGACTTATATTCGATTAGGATATGTGGCGATGAGCGTGGAGCTGCAAAATGCTTCCCCGTCACAGACAATGACCTATGCTCAGTTCAGTAAGCTGAAAGACCGCGAGGCAGCTGTAAGGAAGCTTGAACGAATTGCACAGTCGAACCTTCATAATTGCTTACGTTTACTGAAGCATAATGAAGCAAGTGGGATAGAGTTTTTTCGCTTTTCCTCTAAGCTTGTTCCGTTGGTTGACCATCCAGACCTAGCGGATTGGCCGTATATGAATGCGTTAAAACAAGAGGCCGCTGAGATTAAGCAGTACTTAATTGAGCATCCGTACATGAGGGTAGATTTCCATCCAGACCATTTTATCGTACTCAATAGTCAGGACAAGGAGGTGCTGAGGTCCTCCATCAAGGCGTTAACCTTTCATTACAGGATGCTGAAGGCGTTTGGTATATTCCCAAAGCATCGATGTGTGCTCCATGTCGGCGGGGGTTATAATGATAAGGAGCAGGCTCTGGAGCAATTCATTTTGAACTGGGCGCATGTGCCGGCGCCGATTCAGGAAATGATTATCTTAGAGAACGATGATACCCTTTTCGGTGCAGATGATGTTTTATATTTATGTGAAAAATTAGGGATACCCTTTGTATTTGACCTGCATCATCATAAAATGAATCCGCAAGGTGAGTTTGAAGAAAAGTGGGAGAGGATTGCTGAAACATGGGGGCATTCTCCGCTCCCGGTAAAGGTTCATTTATCCTCACCGAAGGATGCGAAAAATCCAAAGGCGCATGCAGATTATGTGGAGGTTACTGAAATTGTTGAGCTCATGAAGGGAAACAAGAGGGCTGCCGAACAGATTGATGTTATGCTTGAGGCGAAGCTGAAGGATGCTGCTGTGTTCCGTATGGCAGAAGAGCTGAAGCATACTCCTGGGTTTAAGCAAATAAAAGGAGCGTGCTTCAACGTCAGCCTGCTTTGA
- a CDS encoding D-alanine--D-alanine ligase — protein sequence MKIRLGLLYGGKSAEHKVSMQTALAVIKALDASKFDIHPIYINEEGQWIKGPQLEGPVESVKQLEFGTNEGAIEATGFNSIVPQESGEGFDVVFPLLHGPNGEDGTVQGLLELLNIPYVGNGVLASSAGMDKVVMKNIFAQAGLTQVGYSSYLRSEYTGNEETVCDEVEKEIGYPCFVKPANLGSSVGISKADNREELLAAFAEAFQFDRKVIIEEGVKAREVELGVIGNDYPEVSVAGEIIPKKDFYDYKAKYEDGDTALVIPAEITEEEYANLKEMAIKAYKALDCSGLVRADFFLTAEGKAYINEVNTMPGFTPFSMFPLLWKHTGVEYPQLIEKLIQLALDRHAEKQKIKYTI from the coding sequence ATGAAAATTAGACTTGGGTTATTATATGGCGGAAAATCTGCTGAACATAAAGTGTCAATGCAAACAGCGCTTGCTGTGATTAAAGCATTGGATGCTTCTAAATTTGATATACATCCGATTTACATAAATGAAGAGGGTCAATGGATCAAGGGACCTCAGCTTGAAGGGCCGGTCGAATCCGTGAAACAATTGGAATTTGGCACGAATGAGGGAGCCATTGAAGCAACTGGATTTAACAGCATTGTCCCACAAGAATCTGGTGAAGGCTTTGACGTTGTCTTCCCGCTTCTGCATGGACCAAACGGAGAAGATGGAACGGTTCAAGGATTATTAGAGCTGTTGAATATCCCTTATGTTGGAAATGGTGTGCTTGCTTCCTCTGCAGGGATGGATAAGGTTGTTATGAAGAATATCTTTGCACAGGCAGGACTTACACAAGTGGGATATTCATCCTATCTTCGTTCAGAATATACAGGCAATGAAGAAACAGTTTGTGACGAAGTCGAAAAAGAGATCGGCTATCCTTGCTTTGTGAAACCAGCTAATCTCGGCTCAAGTGTTGGAATCAGCAAGGCAGACAATCGTGAGGAGCTTCTGGCAGCCTTTGCGGAGGCGTTCCAATTCGACCGCAAAGTCATCATTGAAGAAGGTGTCAAGGCGCGTGAGGTTGAGCTTGGTGTGATTGGCAATGATTATCCGGAAGTGTCTGTCGCAGGTGAGATTATCCCGAAAAAAGATTTCTATGATTATAAAGCGAAATATGAAGATGGGGATACGGCTTTAGTTATCCCGGCTGAGATCACTGAGGAAGAATATGCGAATCTCAAGGAAATGGCTATTAAAGCCTACAAAGCATTAGATTGTTCTGGATTAGTGCGAGCGGACTTCTTCTTGACTGCGGAGGGTAAAGCGTATATTAACGAAGTGAATACCATGCCTGGATTCACGCCGTTCAGTATGTTCCCGCTGCTATGGAAGCATACGGGCGTAGAATACCCGCAGCTGATTGAAAAGCTTATCCAATTAGCTCTTGACCGCCATGCGGAAAAACAAAAAATTAAATACACCATCTAA
- the acpS gene encoding holo-ACP synthase, which yields MIQGIGLDIVELDRVRDLLDRKPKFASRILTPEEMEIFESLGERRRIEWFAGRFSAKEAFSKAVGTGIGKELSFQDISIIQEKSGKPIIRHSLSYAVHLSITHTSEYAAAQVILEDRSR from the coding sequence ATGATACAAGGAATTGGGTTGGATATAGTGGAGTTGGACAGGGTGCGTGATTTGCTTGACCGCAAGCCGAAGTTTGCGAGCCGAATTTTGACTCCTGAAGAAATGGAGATTTTTGAGAGCTTAGGCGAAAGGAGGAGAATTGAGTGGTTTGCCGGTAGATTCTCCGCCAAAGAGGCCTTCTCAAAAGCTGTCGGCACAGGGATAGGCAAGGAGCTCTCGTTTCAGGATATTTCCATTATACAAGAAAAAAGCGGAAAACCAATCATTCGGCATTCCCTCTCCTATGCTGTTCATCTTAGCATCACGCATACGAGTGAGTATGCGGCTGCCCAGGTTATTCTCGAGGATAGGTCCAGATAG
- a CDS encoding rhomboid family intramembrane serine protease, translated as MFTRSESFSQFIRFYPAVSLIAAICAILFAATALPILPSIDIFTSLSGVNFLISEGEYWRLVTPIFMHANFPHILFNLFTLIIIGPGIESLAGTARFSLLFLLSGILANVITLLTMPAMYVHVGASGAIFGLFGCYAYILLYKKHLMTRQNSQTILALIVLSVVLSFMQTSVNLVGHIGGLAAGFLLAPLFLNRI; from the coding sequence ATGTTCACTAGATCAGAAAGCTTTTCACAATTTATACGCTTCTACCCAGCCGTAAGCCTTATCGCTGCTATCTGTGCCATTCTATTTGCGGCAACTGCCCTGCCTATTCTGCCTAGCATTGATATCTTCACCTCTCTCAGCGGTGTCAACTTTCTCATCAGCGAGGGAGAATACTGGCGGCTGGTTACACCGATTTTCATGCATGCCAATTTTCCGCACATCCTCTTTAATCTCTTTACCTTAATCATCATTGGCCCCGGAATTGAGTCCCTGGCCGGAACAGCGCGCTTCAGCCTGCTCTTCTTGCTGTCCGGCATCCTGGCCAATGTCATTACTTTACTGACAATGCCAGCTATGTATGTCCATGTGGGAGCAAGCGGCGCCATCTTCGGACTATTTGGCTGCTATGCCTATATCTTATTATATAAGAAACATCTGATGACCCGCCAAAATTCACAGACCATTCTAGCCTTAATTGTTCTTTCGGTCGTCCTATCCTTCATGCAGACATCTGTAAACTTGGTCGGCCATATTGGCGGACTGGCAGCCGGATTCCTACTCGCTCCTCTATTTTTGAACAGGATATAA
- a CDS encoding alpha/beta hydrolase: protein MIGCLFIHGFTGSPLEVEPLMEYIKERTDWVTACPVLPGHEEGGSLRGISYTEWLDAASKALDELQCQCDTIYVVGFSMGGMIASTLAAHQSIDKLVLLSPAVFYYSPKQLSIEIGELWREMLRGQLKDNALYLRYHAKIKHTPLSAAMQFRRLVRQYRPRLQDISVPVFIAHGLQDGIVPYKSTQYVYDTVASKEKTAVWLDECHHLICHCENNQWLFGKVYEFLHT from the coding sequence ATGATCGGATGCCTTTTTATTCATGGATTTACTGGTTCTCCGCTGGAAGTGGAGCCTTTAATGGAATATATAAAAGAGCGTACAGACTGGGTCACAGCCTGTCCGGTTCTCCCTGGACATGAAGAGGGAGGCAGTTTAAGAGGCATATCCTATACCGAATGGCTGGATGCAGCAAGCAAGGCGCTTGATGAACTGCAGTGTCAGTGTGATACAATTTATGTAGTTGGCTTTTCGATGGGTGGCATGATTGCATCCACATTAGCGGCTCATCAATCGATTGATAAATTGGTTTTGCTTTCACCAGCCGTTTTCTACTATTCGCCGAAACAGCTCTCCATCGAGATTGGGGAACTGTGGCGTGAAATGCTTCGCGGACAGCTTAAAGATAATGCTCTATATCTCCGCTATCATGCGAAGATTAAGCATACACCGCTTTCTGCAGCTATGCAGTTTAGAAGGCTGGTCAGACAATACCGGCCGCGTCTGCAGGATATTTCGGTGCCCGTCTTTATTGCTCACGGCCTCCAGGACGGCATTGTACCGTATAAGAGTACCCAATATGTATATGACACCGTAGCATCGAAGGAAAAAACAGCAGTGTGGCTTGATGAATGTCATCATTTGATTTGTCATTGTGAGAATAATCAATGGCTCTTTGGAAAAGTGTATGAGTTCTTGCACACATAA
- a CDS encoding CopG family ribbon-helix-helix protein → MSESSATTEILIRLPQNLLSELDGYVREENVNRSEFIYQATKMYLQERKKKEFRESMRRGYMEMANINLTMAAEAFQAEYEAEHAVERLVSGE, encoded by the coding sequence GTGTCTGAGTCCAGTGCAACAACAGAAATTCTAATACGCTTGCCCCAAAATTTGCTAAGTGAGTTGGATGGATACGTGCGAGAAGAAAATGTGAATCGAAGCGAATTTATTTATCAAGCAACGAAGATGTACTTGCAAGAACGTAAGAAGAAGGAATTTCGTGAATCTATGCGCCGTGGATATATGGAGATGGCTAATATCAACTTGACTATGGCAGCTGAAGCCTTTCAGGCCGAATATGAAGCTGAACATGCTGTGGAGCGTTTAGTCAGCGGTGAATAA
- a CDS encoding UDP-N-acetylmuramoyl-tripeptide--D-alanyl-D-alanine ligase yields the protein MIKRTLAEIAAMVDGQIHDSMKEVVVAGVTTDTRKITNANLFVPLQGEKSNGHDHVQQAFEQGASASFWEHSQPNPPKGAALVFVDDSLKALQQLAKAYLNELDTKVIGITGSNGKTTTKDMTASILGTKYRVHKTSGNFNNHIGLPLTVLSAPEDTEMLILEMGMSSRGEISLLSKIGQPDAAIITNIGESHLLDLGSREGIADAKMEIVEGLKPDGVLIYNGDEPLLINRVTDLEIRKISFGRSLTNDYYPLKIESGQDDMKFTIEKEGQHEFLLPVLGTHNVLNSMAAIAVGREMGVSFDEIAKGLSELKLTNMRMEVTFGAKGEKIINDAYNASPTSMKAAIELVKAMTDATKKILVLGDMLELGPEEAAYHYKMGELITEEIDYVLAYGELSANLAEGAKGNLGAERVFHFDDKQALVQKLKELTEPHALVLVKASRGMRLEEVVGAL from the coding sequence ATGATTAAACGTACACTAGCTGAAATTGCAGCCATGGTAGACGGACAAATTCACGATTCAATGAAAGAGGTCGTGGTAGCGGGCGTCACAACAGATACGAGAAAAATCACGAATGCCAATCTTTTCGTGCCGCTTCAAGGAGAGAAAAGCAATGGTCATGACCATGTCCAGCAGGCATTCGAGCAAGGAGCTTCAGCGAGCTTTTGGGAACATAGTCAGCCGAATCCGCCAAAAGGGGCAGCCCTCGTCTTTGTTGATGACAGTCTAAAGGCCTTGCAGCAATTAGCAAAGGCCTATTTGAATGAGCTCGATACGAAGGTGATTGGCATCACAGGCTCAAATGGGAAAACGACGACAAAGGACATGACGGCGTCCATATTGGGAACGAAATATCGTGTCCACAAGACAAGCGGGAATTTCAATAATCATATTGGCCTGCCGCTGACTGTGTTATCGGCTCCTGAGGATACCGAGATGCTAATCCTGGAGATGGGGATGAGCAGCCGCGGGGAAATCTCGCTCTTATCCAAGATCGGACAACCTGATGCAGCCATCATCACGAATATCGGGGAATCCCATCTGCTTGACCTTGGCTCAAGAGAAGGAATCGCTGACGCGAAAATGGAGATTGTAGAAGGGCTCAAGCCGGACGGCGTCTTAATTTATAATGGTGACGAACCTCTGCTCATTAACAGAGTTACCGACCTGGAAATCCGTAAAATCTCGTTTGGAAGAAGCCTCACGAATGATTACTACCCGCTTAAGATTGAATCGGGGCAGGATGACATGAAATTCACGATTGAAAAGGAAGGTCAGCATGAATTCCTTCTGCCGGTGCTTGGTACACATAATGTATTAAATTCGATGGCAGCCATTGCTGTCGGCAGGGAAATGGGCGTTTCCTTTGATGAAATCGCAAAGGGTCTCAGTGAGCTGAAATTAACGAATATGCGGATGGAGGTAACCTTCGGTGCGAAGGGTGAGAAAATCATTAATGATGCCTATAACGCAAGTCCAACTTCCATGAAAGCAGCCATTGAGCTCGTGAAAGCCATGACAGATGCCACGAAGAAGATTCTCGTTCTAGGTGATATGCTCGAGTTAGGACCAGAAGAAGCTGCCTACCATTACAAAATGGGAGAACTCATAACAGAAGAAATTGATTATGTATTAGCATATGGGGAATTGTCTGCCAATCTAGCAGAAGGGGCGAAAGGGAACCTTGGCGCAGAACGCGTCTTCCACTTCGATGATAAACAGGCGCTCGTTCAGAAATTAAAAGAGCTTACAGAGCCTCACGCGCTGGTGCTTGTGAAGGCATCCCGCGGCATGAGACTTGAAGAGGTTGTTGGAGCTCTATAA